Proteins co-encoded in one Mastacembelus armatus chromosome 24, fMasArm1.2, whole genome shotgun sequence genomic window:
- the LOC113137302 gene encoding general transcription factor IIH subunit 5, whose protein sequence is MVNVHKGVLVECDPAMKQFLLYLDETMALGKKFILKDLDDTHLFILAEVVHTLQERVGDLMDQNSFPITQK, encoded by the exons ATGGTCAACGTGCACAAAGGCGTCCTCGTTGAATG TGATCCTGCCATGAAACAGTTCCTCCTCTACCTGGACGAGACTATGGCCCTGGGAAAGAAGTTCATCCTCAAGGACCTCGACGACACACACCTGTTCATCCTGGCAGAGGTGGTCCACACCCTCCAGGAGAGAGTTGGAGACCTGATGGATCAGAATTCATTCCCCATCACTCAGAAATAA
- the serac1 gene encoding protein SERAC1 isoform X2, with amino-acid sequence MSVTALRLIRCRRLSTAGQPGVKKVIQWKDFKKVAKVTGAVVLGGCLFITYEVVALNKAVSIDTSAILQEKYKSYVYLRATPSDEKETLTAGLTNKARRELHRATRWFLEITSKLLLRGSVDEHFSHVDADPHEVALWVLLKRTQSANKHTRLQAVQELADNHHWHDYQYQTAAQVIDQRTAVGLARTPQVDLRFFLPPPRLHDLEDGLSAEDGLRQLLASLPQSEVDKCVQYFTSLALRESNQSMAAQRGGLWCFGGNGLPYAQSLTSVPSEKVESFCLQALVQHSKVQSHCDHIVSNGGLQLLQRVYQLRKDSLKIQRNIVRIIGNLSLSESAHQAIAQSGWIPVLAEVMQSPHVMQASHAARALANLDRETVKEKYQDGVYVLHPQTRSDQPIKADVLFIHGILGAAFKTWRQKDRNTLDEEKEEEESRDNYTECWPKSWLAADCPNLRVLSVEYDSHLSDWMAKCPVENQRKSLAYRSQELLNKLKLAGVGERPVIWVAHSMGGLLVKKMLLDASKDPDMRGLLKNTKGIMFYSVPHHGTSMAEYSVNVRYLLFPSIEVRELCKDSPALRNLNENFLNMAKEKEFKVLSFAETVPTNIGPMIKILVVPAQSANLGIGELIEVNVDHLNICKPERKDSFLYKRSLQFIQEALQSYISH; translated from the exons ATGTCCGTTACAGCTCTACGTCTGATCCGCTGTCGGAGACTGAGCACAGCTGGGCAGCCTGGAGTAAAGAAAGTGATTCAGTGGAAAGATTTCA AGAAGGTTGCTAAAGTAACTGGTGCAGTTGTGTTGGG AGGCTGTCTGTTTATTACATATGAGGTTGTAGCCTTGAACAAAGCTGTGAGCATTGACACTAGTGCAATTCTTCAAGAGAAGTATAAGTCTTATGTTTATCTCAGAGCCACGCCTTCAGATGAAAAGGAGACGCTTACAGCAG GGCTTACAAATAAAGCAAGGAGGGAACTTCATAGAGCAACACGGTGGTTTCTGGAAATTACCTCTAAGCTTTTGCTTAGAGGATCAGTAGATG AGCACTTTAGCCATGTGGATGCAGACCCTCATGAGGTGGCACTATGGGTCCTGCTGAAGAGGACACAGTCTGCCAATAAACACACCAGACTTCAGGCTGTGCAGGAGCTTGCAGACAATCACCACTGGCACG ACTACCAGTACCAGACAGCAGCCCAGGTTATAGACCAGAGAACTGCAGTGGGCCTGGCCCGGACACCCCAGGTTGACTTGCGATTCTTCCTGCCACCTCCTAGATTACATGATCTGGAAGAT GGCCTGTCGGCAGAAGATGGACTGAGGCAGCTGCTGGCTTCTCTGCCTCAGTCTGAGGTGGACAAATGTGTTCAGTACTTCACCTCACTGGCCCTCAGAGAGAGCAACCAGTCCATGGCAGCACAAAGG GGTGGTCTTTGGTGTTTCGGTGGAAATGGACTGCCCTACGCTCAGAGCCTCACCTCTGTCCCCTCAGAAAAGGTGGAGTCCTTCTGTCTACAGGCACTGGTACAGCACTCAAAG GTCCAGAGCCACTGTGACCACATAGTCTCTAATGGGggtctgcagctcctccagagGGTTTATCAGCTCCGTAAAGACTCCCTGAAGATTCAGAGGAACATTGTTCGTATCATAGGAAACCTGTCTCTCAGTGAGAGTGCTCACCAGGCCATAGCCCAGTCCG GCTGGATACCTGTGCTAGCTGAGGTCATGCAGTCTCCTCATGTCATGCAGGCGTCTCATGCAGCTCGTGCTCTAGCCAACCTGGACAGAGAgactgtgaaagagaaataCCAAGACGGCGTTTACGTCCTTCATCCACAAACACGTAGCGA CCAGCCAATCAAAGCAGATGTGCTGTTCATCCATGGGATTTTAGGGGCAGCTTTTAAGACATGGAGGCAGAAGGACAGAAATACATTAgatgaagagaaggaggaggaagagagcagGGACAACTACACTGAGTGCTGGCCAAAG TCATGGTTGGCTGCTGACTGTCCAAATCTGAGAGTACTGTCAGTGGAGTATGACAGTCACCTCAGTGACTGGATGGCCAAATGTCCTGTGGAGAATCAGAG GAAATCTTTGGCCTACAGAAGTCAAGAGCTGCTGAATAAGTTAAAGTTAGCTGGGGTTGGAGAGAGACCTGTGATCTGGGTAGCACACAGTATGGGAG GCTTGCTTGTGAAGAAAATGCTGCTGGATGCCTCAAAGGATCCAGATATGCGTGGTCTGTTAAAGAACACCAAGGGCATCATGTTCTATAGTGTTCCTCACCACGGCACATCTATGGCCGAGTACTCAGTCAATGTCAGATACCTCCTCTTCCCCTCTATAGAAGTCAGAGAACTCTGTAAAG ACTCACCAGCACTGCGGAACCTGAATGAGAACTTCTTGAACATGGCCAAAGAAAAAGAATTCAAGGTGTTGAGCTTTGCAGAGACGGTGCCAACAAACATTGGTCCCATGATCAAGATCCTGGTGGTACCAGCACAGTCAGCAA ATCTGGGCATTGGGGAGCTCATCGAGGTGAATGTCGATCATCTCAACATCTGCAAGCCAGAGAGGAAGGACTCATTCCTGTACAAACGCAGCCtccagttcatccaggaagCACTCCAGAGCTACATCAGCCActga
- the serac1 gene encoding protein SERAC1 isoform X3, which yields MRLRMSVTALRLIRCRRLSTAGQPGVKKVIQWKDFKKVAKVTGAVVLGATPSDEKETLTAGLTNKARRELHRATRWFLEITSKLLLRGSVDEHFSHVDADPHEVALWVLLKRTQSANKHTRLQAVQELADNHHWHDYQYQTAAQVIDQRTAVGLARTPQVDLRFFLPPPRLHDLEDGLSAEDGLRQLLASLPQSEVDKCVQYFTSLALRESNQSMAAQRGGLWCFGGNGLPYAQSLTSVPSEKVESFCLQALVQHSKVQSHCDHIVSNGGLQLLQRVYQLRKDSLKIQRNIVRIIGNLSLSESAHQAIAQSGWIPVLAEVMQSPHVMQASHAARALANLDRETVKEKYQDGVYVLHPQTRSDQPIKADVLFIHGILGAAFKTWRQKDRNTLDEEKEEEESRDNYTECWPKSWLAADCPNLRVLSVEYDSHLSDWMAKCPVENQRKSLAYRSQELLNKLKLAGVGERPVIWVAHSMGGLLVKKMLLDASKDPDMRGLLKNTKGIMFYSVPHHGTSMAEYSVNVRYLLFPSIEVRELCKDSPALRNLNENFLNMAKEKEFKVLSFAETVPTNIGPMIKILVVPAQSANLGIGELIEVNVDHLNICKPERKDSFLYKRSLQFIQEALQSYISH from the exons ATGCG GCTGAGGATGTCCGTTACAGCTCTACGTCTGATCCGCTGTCGGAGACTGAGCACAGCTGGGCAGCCTGGAGTAAAGAAAGTGATTCAGTGGAAAGATTTCA AGAAGGTTGCTAAAGTAACTGGTGCAGTTGTGTTGGG AGCCACGCCTTCAGATGAAAAGGAGACGCTTACAGCAG GGCTTACAAATAAAGCAAGGAGGGAACTTCATAGAGCAACACGGTGGTTTCTGGAAATTACCTCTAAGCTTTTGCTTAGAGGATCAGTAGATG AGCACTTTAGCCATGTGGATGCAGACCCTCATGAGGTGGCACTATGGGTCCTGCTGAAGAGGACACAGTCTGCCAATAAACACACCAGACTTCAGGCTGTGCAGGAGCTTGCAGACAATCACCACTGGCACG ACTACCAGTACCAGACAGCAGCCCAGGTTATAGACCAGAGAACTGCAGTGGGCCTGGCCCGGACACCCCAGGTTGACTTGCGATTCTTCCTGCCACCTCCTAGATTACATGATCTGGAAGAT GGCCTGTCGGCAGAAGATGGACTGAGGCAGCTGCTGGCTTCTCTGCCTCAGTCTGAGGTGGACAAATGTGTTCAGTACTTCACCTCACTGGCCCTCAGAGAGAGCAACCAGTCCATGGCAGCACAAAGG GGTGGTCTTTGGTGTTTCGGTGGAAATGGACTGCCCTACGCTCAGAGCCTCACCTCTGTCCCCTCAGAAAAGGTGGAGTCCTTCTGTCTACAGGCACTGGTACAGCACTCAAAG GTCCAGAGCCACTGTGACCACATAGTCTCTAATGGGggtctgcagctcctccagagGGTTTATCAGCTCCGTAAAGACTCCCTGAAGATTCAGAGGAACATTGTTCGTATCATAGGAAACCTGTCTCTCAGTGAGAGTGCTCACCAGGCCATAGCCCAGTCCG GCTGGATACCTGTGCTAGCTGAGGTCATGCAGTCTCCTCATGTCATGCAGGCGTCTCATGCAGCTCGTGCTCTAGCCAACCTGGACAGAGAgactgtgaaagagaaataCCAAGACGGCGTTTACGTCCTTCATCCACAAACACGTAGCGA CCAGCCAATCAAAGCAGATGTGCTGTTCATCCATGGGATTTTAGGGGCAGCTTTTAAGACATGGAGGCAGAAGGACAGAAATACATTAgatgaagagaaggaggaggaagagagcagGGACAACTACACTGAGTGCTGGCCAAAG TCATGGTTGGCTGCTGACTGTCCAAATCTGAGAGTACTGTCAGTGGAGTATGACAGTCACCTCAGTGACTGGATGGCCAAATGTCCTGTGGAGAATCAGAG GAAATCTTTGGCCTACAGAAGTCAAGAGCTGCTGAATAAGTTAAAGTTAGCTGGGGTTGGAGAGAGACCTGTGATCTGGGTAGCACACAGTATGGGAG GCTTGCTTGTGAAGAAAATGCTGCTGGATGCCTCAAAGGATCCAGATATGCGTGGTCTGTTAAAGAACACCAAGGGCATCATGTTCTATAGTGTTCCTCACCACGGCACATCTATGGCCGAGTACTCAGTCAATGTCAGATACCTCCTCTTCCCCTCTATAGAAGTCAGAGAACTCTGTAAAG ACTCACCAGCACTGCGGAACCTGAATGAGAACTTCTTGAACATGGCCAAAGAAAAAGAATTCAAGGTGTTGAGCTTTGCAGAGACGGTGCCAACAAACATTGGTCCCATGATCAAGATCCTGGTGGTACCAGCACAGTCAGCAA ATCTGGGCATTGGGGAGCTCATCGAGGTGAATGTCGATCATCTCAACATCTGCAAGCCAGAGAGGAAGGACTCATTCCTGTACAAACGCAGCCtccagttcatccaggaagCACTCCAGAGCTACATCAGCCActga
- the serac1 gene encoding protein SERAC1 isoform X1, whose protein sequence is MRLRMSVTALRLIRCRRLSTAGQPGVKKVIQWKDFKKVAKVTGAVVLGGCLFITYEVVALNKAVSIDTSAILQEKYKSYVYLRATPSDEKETLTAGLTNKARRELHRATRWFLEITSKLLLRGSVDEHFSHVDADPHEVALWVLLKRTQSANKHTRLQAVQELADNHHWHDYQYQTAAQVIDQRTAVGLARTPQVDLRFFLPPPRLHDLEDGLSAEDGLRQLLASLPQSEVDKCVQYFTSLALRESNQSMAAQRGGLWCFGGNGLPYAQSLTSVPSEKVESFCLQALVQHSKVQSHCDHIVSNGGLQLLQRVYQLRKDSLKIQRNIVRIIGNLSLSESAHQAIAQSGWIPVLAEVMQSPHVMQASHAARALANLDRETVKEKYQDGVYVLHPQTRSDQPIKADVLFIHGILGAAFKTWRQKDRNTLDEEKEEEESRDNYTECWPKSWLAADCPNLRVLSVEYDSHLSDWMAKCPVENQRKSLAYRSQELLNKLKLAGVGERPVIWVAHSMGGLLVKKMLLDASKDPDMRGLLKNTKGIMFYSVPHHGTSMAEYSVNVRYLLFPSIEVRELCKDSPALRNLNENFLNMAKEKEFKVLSFAETVPTNIGPMIKILVVPAQSANLGIGELIEVNVDHLNICKPERKDSFLYKRSLQFIQEALQSYISH, encoded by the exons ATGCG GCTGAGGATGTCCGTTACAGCTCTACGTCTGATCCGCTGTCGGAGACTGAGCACAGCTGGGCAGCCTGGAGTAAAGAAAGTGATTCAGTGGAAAGATTTCA AGAAGGTTGCTAAAGTAACTGGTGCAGTTGTGTTGGG AGGCTGTCTGTTTATTACATATGAGGTTGTAGCCTTGAACAAAGCTGTGAGCATTGACACTAGTGCAATTCTTCAAGAGAAGTATAAGTCTTATGTTTATCTCAGAGCCACGCCTTCAGATGAAAAGGAGACGCTTACAGCAG GGCTTACAAATAAAGCAAGGAGGGAACTTCATAGAGCAACACGGTGGTTTCTGGAAATTACCTCTAAGCTTTTGCTTAGAGGATCAGTAGATG AGCACTTTAGCCATGTGGATGCAGACCCTCATGAGGTGGCACTATGGGTCCTGCTGAAGAGGACACAGTCTGCCAATAAACACACCAGACTTCAGGCTGTGCAGGAGCTTGCAGACAATCACCACTGGCACG ACTACCAGTACCAGACAGCAGCCCAGGTTATAGACCAGAGAACTGCAGTGGGCCTGGCCCGGACACCCCAGGTTGACTTGCGATTCTTCCTGCCACCTCCTAGATTACATGATCTGGAAGAT GGCCTGTCGGCAGAAGATGGACTGAGGCAGCTGCTGGCTTCTCTGCCTCAGTCTGAGGTGGACAAATGTGTTCAGTACTTCACCTCACTGGCCCTCAGAGAGAGCAACCAGTCCATGGCAGCACAAAGG GGTGGTCTTTGGTGTTTCGGTGGAAATGGACTGCCCTACGCTCAGAGCCTCACCTCTGTCCCCTCAGAAAAGGTGGAGTCCTTCTGTCTACAGGCACTGGTACAGCACTCAAAG GTCCAGAGCCACTGTGACCACATAGTCTCTAATGGGggtctgcagctcctccagagGGTTTATCAGCTCCGTAAAGACTCCCTGAAGATTCAGAGGAACATTGTTCGTATCATAGGAAACCTGTCTCTCAGTGAGAGTGCTCACCAGGCCATAGCCCAGTCCG GCTGGATACCTGTGCTAGCTGAGGTCATGCAGTCTCCTCATGTCATGCAGGCGTCTCATGCAGCTCGTGCTCTAGCCAACCTGGACAGAGAgactgtgaaagagaaataCCAAGACGGCGTTTACGTCCTTCATCCACAAACACGTAGCGA CCAGCCAATCAAAGCAGATGTGCTGTTCATCCATGGGATTTTAGGGGCAGCTTTTAAGACATGGAGGCAGAAGGACAGAAATACATTAgatgaagagaaggaggaggaagagagcagGGACAACTACACTGAGTGCTGGCCAAAG TCATGGTTGGCTGCTGACTGTCCAAATCTGAGAGTACTGTCAGTGGAGTATGACAGTCACCTCAGTGACTGGATGGCCAAATGTCCTGTGGAGAATCAGAG GAAATCTTTGGCCTACAGAAGTCAAGAGCTGCTGAATAAGTTAAAGTTAGCTGGGGTTGGAGAGAGACCTGTGATCTGGGTAGCACACAGTATGGGAG GCTTGCTTGTGAAGAAAATGCTGCTGGATGCCTCAAAGGATCCAGATATGCGTGGTCTGTTAAAGAACACCAAGGGCATCATGTTCTATAGTGTTCCTCACCACGGCACATCTATGGCCGAGTACTCAGTCAATGTCAGATACCTCCTCTTCCCCTCTATAGAAGTCAGAGAACTCTGTAAAG ACTCACCAGCACTGCGGAACCTGAATGAGAACTTCTTGAACATGGCCAAAGAAAAAGAATTCAAGGTGTTGAGCTTTGCAGAGACGGTGCCAACAAACATTGGTCCCATGATCAAGATCCTGGTGGTACCAGCACAGTCAGCAA ATCTGGGCATTGGGGAGCTCATCGAGGTGAATGTCGATCATCTCAACATCTGCAAGCCAGAGAGGAAGGACTCATTCCTGTACAAACGCAGCCtccagttcatccaggaagCACTCCAGAGCTACATCAGCCActga